In Drosophila bipectinata strain 14024-0381.07 chromosome 2R, DbipHiC1v2, whole genome shotgun sequence, one genomic interval encodes:
- the Khc-73 gene encoding kinesin-like protein KIF13A isoform X8, translating to MSSDKIKVAVRVRPFNRREIELGTKCIVEMEKQQTILQNPPTLEKIERKQPKTFAFDHCFYSLNAEDDNFASQETVFDCVGRDILDNAFQGYNACIFAYGQTGSGKSYTMMGSQESKGIIPRLCDKLFSAIANKSTPELMYKVEVSYMEIYNEKVHDLLDPKPNKQSLKVREHNVLGPYVDGLSQLAVTSYQDIDNLMTEGNKSRTVAATNMNAESSRSHAVFSVVLTQILTDQATGVSGEKVSRMSLVDLAGSERAVKTGAVGDRLKEGSNINKSLTTLGLVISKLADQTNGRKGGNDKFVPYRDSVLTWLLKDNLGGNSRTVMVATISPSADNYEETLSTLRYADRAKRIVNHAVVNEDPNARIIRELRHEVETLRSMLKHATGSPVGDVQDKLAESENLMKQISQTWEEKLVKTERIQNERQQALEKMGISVQASGIKVEKNKYYLVNLNADPSLNELLVYYLKDRTLIGGRSISGQQPDIQLSGLGIQPEHCVITIEDSGLYMEPVQGARCFVNGSAAVEKTPLQNGDRILWGNHHFFRVNSPKSNNTSMCASEPQTPAQLIDYNFARDEIMQNELSNDPIQTAIARLERQHEEDKQVALEKQRQEYERQFQQLRNILSPSTPYAPYAPYDPLRMGKITPNTPTSQMRVEKWAQERDEMFRRSLGQLKTDIMRANSLVQEANFLAEEMEKKTKFSVTLQIPPANLSPNRRRGAFVSEPAILVKRTNSGSQIWTMEKLENKLIDMREMYQEHKDRVMNGLPLVEPFSDDEYDDKDEENKPQDPFYESQENHNLIGVANIFLEVLFHDVKLDYHTPIISQQGEVAGRLQVEIERIAGQMPQDRMCESVSESSGDSRDEYDDPVDPTANQITCRVTIKCASGLPLSLSNFVFCQYTFWGHQEMVVPVINAESTAHDQNMVFKFEHTKDFTVSINEEFLEHCIEGALSIEVWGHRSAGFSKSKGWEVEQQQAKARSLVDRWAELSRKIELWVEIHELNDNGEYSPVEVTNRNEVLTGGIYQLRQGQQRRVNVRVKPVQNSGTLPIICQSIVNVAIGSVTVRSRLQRPLDSYQEEDLTVLREKWSEALGRRRQYLDQQIQMLIKKEEKNEQERERELSLVHQWVSLTEERNAVLVPAPGSGIPGAPASWEPPSGMEPHVPVLFLNLNGDDLSAQNTNDELSIAGINSILSKEHGHKFYTLQILQHLDKDVCCVASWDSSMHDSQALNRVTEANERVYLILRTTVRLSHPAPMDLVLRKRLSINIKKGQTLTDRLKKFRLVRGENAIWQSGVTYEVVSNIPKASEELEDRESLAQLAASGDDCSASDGETYIEKYTRGVSAVESILTLDRLRQNVAVKELETAHGQPLSMRKTVSVPNFSQAVKDTTNTGNYALRCIDGVAAECGTIRVLCRSQQQCPGQQVFASWPWRRRSQQRSHPQSPQLRWQGQQRRFTWKGLWHWHYSSAVSASNIFESQFELEHIEKCANETFAGYHQVTGYAHDHAARGASRWPQVSG from the exons ATGTCAAGTGATAAGATCAAAGTCGCGGTGAGGGTGCGACCCTTCAATCGTCGTG AAATCGAATTGGGTACAAAATGTATCgtggaaatggaaaaacaGCAGACCATTCTGCAAAATCCCCCCACATTGGAGAAGATCGAAAG aaaacaaccAAAGACATTTGCATTCGATCACTGTTTCTACTCGCTGAACGCCGAGGACGACAACTTCGCCTCCCAGGAGACGGTGTTCGATTGTGTGGGACGTGATATTCTGGATAATGCGTTCCAGGGCTACAATGCCTGCATATTTGCCTACGGCCAGACAG GCTCTGGCAAGTCGTATACGATGATGGGCTCTCAGGAGAGCAAGGGCATCATTCCACGCCTTTGCGACAAGCTCTTCTCCGCCATCGCCAACAAATCCACACCCGAGCTGATGTACAAGGTGGAGGTCTCCTACATGGAGATCTACAACGAGAAAGTTCACGATCTACTCGACCCGAAGCCCAACAAGCAGTCGCTTAAGGTGCGCGAACACAACGTCCTTGGTCCGTATGTGGATGGCTTGTCGCAGCTGGCGGTGACATCGTACCAGGACATAGACAACCTCATGACCGAGGGCAACAAGTCGCGCACAGTGGCGGCCACCAACATGAACGCCGAGTCCTCCCGCTCGCACGCCGTTTTCTCGGTGGTTCTCACCCAGATACTGACGGATCAGGCGACGGGTGTCAGTGGCGAGAAGGTGTCCCGCATGTCCCTGGTGGACTTGGCCGGCTCGGAGAGAGCCGTGAAAACGGGCGCCGTTGGCGATCGCCTGAAGGAGGGCTCCAACATCAACAA ATCACTGACCACGCTGGGCCTGGTCATTTCGAAGCTGGCCGATCAAACGAACGGCCGGAAAGGCGGCAACGACAAGTTCGTGCCCTACCGCGACTCGGTTCTCACCTGGTTGCTGAAGGACAACCTCGGTGGCAACTCCAGGACCGTGATGGTGGCCACCATTTCCCCCTCCGCCGACAACTACGAGGAGACCCTCTCCACGCTTCGCTACGCGGATCGGGCCAAGCGCATTGTTAACCATGCCGTGGTCAACGAAGATCCAAATGCCCGGATTATACGCGAGCTGCGGCACGAGGTGGAGACGCTGCGCAGTATGCTGAAGCATGCCACCGGCTCACCAGTGGGCGATGTCCAGGACAAGCTGGCCGAGAGCGAGAACCTGATGAAGCAGATTTCGCAGACGTGGGAGGAGAAGCTGGTCAAGACCGAGCGCATCCAGAACGAGCGCCAGCAGGCTCTGGAGAAGATGGGCATCAGCGTGCAGGCCAGTGGCATCAAGGTGGAGAAGAACAAGTACTACCTGGTCAATTTGAACGCAGATCCGTCCCTCAACGAGCTGCTGGTCTACTATCTGAAG GATCGCACGCTTATTGGCGGTCGAAGCATCAGCGGCCAGCAGCCGGATATTCAACTCTCCGGCCTGGGCATCCAGCCCGAACACTGTGTCATCACAATCGAGGACAGTGGCCTGTACATGGAGCCTGTCCAGGGTGCTCGTTGCTTTGTCAATGGCTCGGCTGCTGTGGAGAAGACACCGTTGCAGAACGGTGATCGTATTCTGTGGGGCAACCACCACTTCTTCCGCGTCAATTCGCCAAAGAGCAACAACACCAGCATGTGCGCCTCAGAGCCCCAGACTCCTGCCCAGCTGATCGATTACAACTTTGCCCGAGATGAGATTATGCAGAACGAGCTGAGCAACGACCCCATCCAGACGGCCATTGCTCGCTTGGAGCGCCAGCACGAGGAAGATAAGCAGGTGGCTCTGGAGAAACAGCGCCAGGAGTACGAGCGCCAGTTCCAGCAGCTGCGCAATATACTCTCTCCCAGCACACCGTACGCTCCGTACGCCCCCTACGACCCGCTGCGGATGGGCAAGATCACACCAAATACTCCCACCTCGCAGATGCGAGTGGAAAAATGGGCACAG GAGCGCGATGAGATGTTCCGGCGCAGTCTGGGCCAGCTGAAGACGGACATTATGCGGGCCAACTCCCTGGTGCAGGAGGCGAACTTCCTGGccgaggaaatggagaaaaagaCCAAGTTCTCGGTCACTCTGCAGATACCGCCGGCCAACCTGAGCCCCAATCGGCGGCGCGGTGCCTTCGTTAGCGAACCAGCGATTCTGGTGAAGCGCACAAACTCCGGCAGCCAGATCTGGACGATGGAGAAGCTGGAGAACAAGCTGATCGACATGCGCGAGATGTACCAGGAGCACAAGGACCGTGTCATGAACGGACTG CCCCTTGTAGAGCCATTCTCAGACGATGAGTACGACGACAAG GACGAGGAGAACAAGCCGCAAGACCCCTTCTACGAGTCGCAGGAGAATCACAACCTGATTGGAGTGGCCAACATATTCTTGGAAGTGCTCTTCCACGACGTCAAGCTCGACTACCACACGCCGATCATCAGCCAGCAGGGAGAGGTGGCCGGCCGGCTGCAGGTGGAAATCGAAAGGATCGCCGGCCAAATGCCGCAGGATCGCATGTGCGAGTCGGTGTCAGAGTCGTCGGGAGACTCCAGGGACGAGTACGATGATCCCGTGGACCCCACGGCCAACCAGATCACCTGTCGCGTGACCATCAAGTGCGCCAGCGGTCTGCCGCTCTCGCTCTCCAACTTTGTCTTCTGCCAGTACACCTTCTGGGGCCATCAGGAGATGGTGGTGCCGGTGATCAATGCAGAGTCCACAGCCCACGACCAGAACATGGTGTTCAAGTTCGAGCACACCAAGGACTTTACCGTGTCCATAAACGAGGAGTTCCTGGAGCACTGCATCGAGGGGGCGCTGTCCATCGAAGTGTGGGGCCACCGCAGCGCCGGCTTCTCCAAGTCGAAGGGCTGGGAGGTGGAGCAACAGCAGGCCAAGGCCCGATCTCTGGTCGATCGCTGGGCGGAGCTCTCTCGCAAGATCGAACTCTGGGTGGAGATCCACGAGCTGAACGACAACGGCGAGTACTCGCCCGTGGAGGTGACAAACCGCAATGAAGTCCTCACCGGTGGCATATACCAGCTGCGCCAGGGCCAACAGCGACGGGTCAATGTGCGAGTGAAGCCTGTCCAGAACTCAGGCACCCTGCCCATCATCTGCCAATCGATCGTGAACGTGGCCATCGGCAGTGTCACGGTGCGGTCCAGGCTGCAACGGCCCTTGGACTCCTACCAGGAGGAGGATCTCACAGTGCTGCGCGAGAAGTGGAGCGAGGCTTTGGGTCGGAGGAGGCAGTACCTGGATCAGCAGATCcagatgctgatcaagaaggAGGAGAAGAACGAGCAGGAACGCGAGCGCGAGCTGAGCTTGGTCCACCAGTGGGTGTCGCTGACGGAGGAGCGCAACGCAGTGCTGGTCCCAGCCCCCGGATCGGGCATTCCCGGAGCACCTGCCTCCTGGGAGCCCCCGTCCGGCATGGAGCCACATGTCCCGGTACTCTTCCTCAACCTCAACGGCGATGATCTTTCCGCGCAGAACACCAACGATGAGTTGTCCATTGCCGGCATAAACTCGATCCTTTCGAAGGAGCACGGCCACAAGTTCTACACCCTGCAGATTCTGCAGCACTTGGACAAGGACGTGTGCTGCGTGGCCAGCTGGGACTCGTCGATGCACGACAGCCAGGCCCTGAACCGCGTCACCGAGGCCAATGAACGCGTCTATCTCATCCTGCGGACCACGGTGCGCCTGTCGCATCCCGCTCCCATGGATCTGGTTCTGCGCAAGCGGCTGAGCATCAACATCAAGAAGGGCCAGACCCTGACCGATCGATTGAAGAAGTTCCGGCTGGTGCGGGGCGAGAACGCCATCTGGCAGAGTGGCGTTACCTATGAGGTGGTATCCAACATTCCGAAGGCCTCCGAGGAGCTGGAGGATCGCGAGTCACTAGCCCAGCTAGCGGCCAGTGGCGACGACTGTTCAGCAAGTGATGGCGAGACCTATATAG AGAAATACACTCGTGGTGTTTCGGCCGTGGAGAGCATACTGACCCTGGACCGACTCCGTCAGAACGTGGCTGTCAAGGAGCTGGAGACGGCCCACGGACAGCCGCTGTCTATGCGCAAGACCGTCAGCGTGCCGAACTTCTCGCAG GCGGTAAAAGACACCACCAATACCGGGA ATTATGCGCTTCGATGCATCGATGGAGTCGCTGCTGAATGTGGGACGATCCGAGTCCTTTGCCGATCTCAACAACAGTGCCCTGGGCAACAAGTTTTCGCCAG CTGGCCATGGCGCCGGAGGAGCCAGCAGCGGAGTCATCCGCAATCGCCACAGCTTCGGTGGCAAGGGCAGCAGCGACGATTCACCTGGAAAGGCCTTTGGCATTG GCACTATAGCTCTGCTGTCAG CGCGTCCAACATTTTTGAATCTCAATTTGAACTTGAACACATTGAGAAATGCGCCAACGAAAC CTTCGCCGGCTACCACCAAGTTACTGGGTATGCGCATGACCACGCTGCACGAGGAGCCTCTCGGTGGCCACAGGTCTCTGGATGA
- the Khc-73 gene encoding kinesin-like protein KIF13A isoform X3, which produces MSSDKIKVAVRVRPFNRREIELGTKCIVEMEKQQTILQNPPTLEKIERKQPKTFAFDHCFYSLNAEDDNFASQETVFDCVGRDILDNAFQGYNACIFAYGQTGSGKSYTMMGSQESKGIIPRLCDKLFSAIANKSTPELMYKVEVSYMEIYNEKVHDLLDPKPNKQSLKVREHNVLGPYVDGLSQLAVTSYQDIDNLMTEGNKSRTVAATNMNAESSRSHAVFSVVLTQILTDQATGVSGEKVSRMSLVDLAGSERAVKTGAVGDRLKEGSNINKSLTTLGLVISKLADQTNGRKGGNDKFVPYRDSVLTWLLKDNLGGNSRTVMVATISPSADNYEETLSTLRYADRAKRIVNHAVVNEDPNARIIRELRHEVETLRSMLKHATGSPVGDVQDKLAESENLMKQISQTWEEKLVKTERIQNERQQALEKMGISVQASGIKVEKNKYYLVNLNADPSLNELLVYYLKDRTLIGGRSISGQQPDIQLSGLGIQPEHCVITIEDSGLYMEPVQGARCFVNGSAAVEKTPLQNGDRILWGNHHFFRVNSPKSNNTSMCASEPQTPAQLIDYNFARDEIMQNELSNDPIQTAIARLERQHEEDKQVALEKQRQEYERQFQQLRNILSPSTPYAPYAPYDPLRMGKITPNTPTSQMRVEKWAQERDEMFRRSLGQLKTDIMRANSLVQEANFLAEEMEKKTKFSVTLQIPPANLSPNRRRGAFVSEPAILVKRTNSGSQIWTMEKLENKLIDMREMYQEHKDRVMNGLDEENKPQDPFYESQENHNLIGVANIFLEVLFHDVKLDYHTPIISQQGEVAGRLQVEIERIAGQMPQDRMCESVSESSGDSRDEYDDPVDPTANQITCRVTIKCASGLPLSLSNFVFCQYTFWGHQEMVVPVINAESTAHDQNMVFKFEHTKDFTVSINEEFLEHCIEGALSIEVWGHRSAGFSKSKGWEVEQQQAKARSLVDRWAELSRKIELWVEIHELNDNGEYSPVEVTNRNEVLTGGIYQLRQGQQRRVNVRVKPVQNSGTLPIICQSIVNVAIGSVTVRSRLQRPLDSYQEEDLTVLREKWSEALGRRRQYLDQQIQMLIKKEEKNEQERERELSLVHQWVSLTEERNAVLVPAPGSGIPGAPASWEPPSGMEPHVPVLFLNLNGDDLSAQNTNDELSIAGINSILSKEHGHKFYTLQILQHLDKDVCCVASWDSSMHDSQALNRVTEANERVYLILRTTVRLSHPAPMDLVLRKRLSINIKKGQTLTDRLKKFRLVRGENAIWQSGVTYEVVSNIPKASEELEDRESLAQLAASGDDCSASDGETYIEKYTRGVSAVESILTLDRLRQNVAVKELETAHGQPLSMRKTVSVPNFSQAVKDTTNTGSIMRFDASMESLLNVGRSESFADLNNSALGNKFSPAGHGAGGASSGVIRNRHSFGGKGSSDDSPGKAFGIGTIALLSARPTFLNLNLNLNTLRNAPTKPSPATTKLLGMRMTTLHEEPLGGHRSLDEEPEDSYSDSEYAADYEQERQQNRSFAGGRSRLTASKTMDSFMDVSNHSNQSYLSYTSSANSNMKHLTGLATLSMSSSTSSGYGSQAVSCNNLSNEDIASMRSMSIDETSDFDRINSNSPPNRQTRVNPFLKDMPKAKTQDPSEPQAKKLQETFTHPLELPKENAQSDEEEPEQLPKNNNNNNNVELVKPVEEPAIVEELEPQAAEPQTETQPELATDNQNGNKSAEEEVLKGEGIVTGELPAGKVVRRKKSNTQPPNNLNNNNTSNSTCEAPRVHHRASVAKMEGLAAYMDSSIMTSSTEIDDESKDVEITVPEWIVVGESVLIRPYNTSGVIRFVGVTEFQPGAWIGVELDTPTGKNDGSVKGIQYFQCKPKHGMFVRSDKLMLDKRGKAMRAYKAAEKSNSISKDEQLDDSIEEPRRITKCGGAKMIVPEVFASVAALD; this is translated from the exons ATGTCAAGTGATAAGATCAAAGTCGCGGTGAGGGTGCGACCCTTCAATCGTCGTG AAATCGAATTGGGTACAAAATGTATCgtggaaatggaaaaacaGCAGACCATTCTGCAAAATCCCCCCACATTGGAGAAGATCGAAAG aaaacaaccAAAGACATTTGCATTCGATCACTGTTTCTACTCGCTGAACGCCGAGGACGACAACTTCGCCTCCCAGGAGACGGTGTTCGATTGTGTGGGACGTGATATTCTGGATAATGCGTTCCAGGGCTACAATGCCTGCATATTTGCCTACGGCCAGACAG GCTCTGGCAAGTCGTATACGATGATGGGCTCTCAGGAGAGCAAGGGCATCATTCCACGCCTTTGCGACAAGCTCTTCTCCGCCATCGCCAACAAATCCACACCCGAGCTGATGTACAAGGTGGAGGTCTCCTACATGGAGATCTACAACGAGAAAGTTCACGATCTACTCGACCCGAAGCCCAACAAGCAGTCGCTTAAGGTGCGCGAACACAACGTCCTTGGTCCGTATGTGGATGGCTTGTCGCAGCTGGCGGTGACATCGTACCAGGACATAGACAACCTCATGACCGAGGGCAACAAGTCGCGCACAGTGGCGGCCACCAACATGAACGCCGAGTCCTCCCGCTCGCACGCCGTTTTCTCGGTGGTTCTCACCCAGATACTGACGGATCAGGCGACGGGTGTCAGTGGCGAGAAGGTGTCCCGCATGTCCCTGGTGGACTTGGCCGGCTCGGAGAGAGCCGTGAAAACGGGCGCCGTTGGCGATCGCCTGAAGGAGGGCTCCAACATCAACAA ATCACTGACCACGCTGGGCCTGGTCATTTCGAAGCTGGCCGATCAAACGAACGGCCGGAAAGGCGGCAACGACAAGTTCGTGCCCTACCGCGACTCGGTTCTCACCTGGTTGCTGAAGGACAACCTCGGTGGCAACTCCAGGACCGTGATGGTGGCCACCATTTCCCCCTCCGCCGACAACTACGAGGAGACCCTCTCCACGCTTCGCTACGCGGATCGGGCCAAGCGCATTGTTAACCATGCCGTGGTCAACGAAGATCCAAATGCCCGGATTATACGCGAGCTGCGGCACGAGGTGGAGACGCTGCGCAGTATGCTGAAGCATGCCACCGGCTCACCAGTGGGCGATGTCCAGGACAAGCTGGCCGAGAGCGAGAACCTGATGAAGCAGATTTCGCAGACGTGGGAGGAGAAGCTGGTCAAGACCGAGCGCATCCAGAACGAGCGCCAGCAGGCTCTGGAGAAGATGGGCATCAGCGTGCAGGCCAGTGGCATCAAGGTGGAGAAGAACAAGTACTACCTGGTCAATTTGAACGCAGATCCGTCCCTCAACGAGCTGCTGGTCTACTATCTGAAG GATCGCACGCTTATTGGCGGTCGAAGCATCAGCGGCCAGCAGCCGGATATTCAACTCTCCGGCCTGGGCATCCAGCCCGAACACTGTGTCATCACAATCGAGGACAGTGGCCTGTACATGGAGCCTGTCCAGGGTGCTCGTTGCTTTGTCAATGGCTCGGCTGCTGTGGAGAAGACACCGTTGCAGAACGGTGATCGTATTCTGTGGGGCAACCACCACTTCTTCCGCGTCAATTCGCCAAAGAGCAACAACACCAGCATGTGCGCCTCAGAGCCCCAGACTCCTGCCCAGCTGATCGATTACAACTTTGCCCGAGATGAGATTATGCAGAACGAGCTGAGCAACGACCCCATCCAGACGGCCATTGCTCGCTTGGAGCGCCAGCACGAGGAAGATAAGCAGGTGGCTCTGGAGAAACAGCGCCAGGAGTACGAGCGCCAGTTCCAGCAGCTGCGCAATATACTCTCTCCCAGCACACCGTACGCTCCGTACGCCCCCTACGACCCGCTGCGGATGGGCAAGATCACACCAAATACTCCCACCTCGCAGATGCGAGTGGAAAAATGGGCACAG GAGCGCGATGAGATGTTCCGGCGCAGTCTGGGCCAGCTGAAGACGGACATTATGCGGGCCAACTCCCTGGTGCAGGAGGCGAACTTCCTGGccgaggaaatggagaaaaagaCCAAGTTCTCGGTCACTCTGCAGATACCGCCGGCCAACCTGAGCCCCAATCGGCGGCGCGGTGCCTTCGTTAGCGAACCAGCGATTCTGGTGAAGCGCACAAACTCCGGCAGCCAGATCTGGACGATGGAGAAGCTGGAGAACAAGCTGATCGACATGCGCGAGATGTACCAGGAGCACAAGGACCGTGTCATGAACGGACTG GACGAGGAGAACAAGCCGCAAGACCCCTTCTACGAGTCGCAGGAGAATCACAACCTGATTGGAGTGGCCAACATATTCTTGGAAGTGCTCTTCCACGACGTCAAGCTCGACTACCACACGCCGATCATCAGCCAGCAGGGAGAGGTGGCCGGCCGGCTGCAGGTGGAAATCGAAAGGATCGCCGGCCAAATGCCGCAGGATCGCATGTGCGAGTCGGTGTCAGAGTCGTCGGGAGACTCCAGGGACGAGTACGATGATCCCGTGGACCCCACGGCCAACCAGATCACCTGTCGCGTGACCATCAAGTGCGCCAGCGGTCTGCCGCTCTCGCTCTCCAACTTTGTCTTCTGCCAGTACACCTTCTGGGGCCATCAGGAGATGGTGGTGCCGGTGATCAATGCAGAGTCCACAGCCCACGACCAGAACATGGTGTTCAAGTTCGAGCACACCAAGGACTTTACCGTGTCCATAAACGAGGAGTTCCTGGAGCACTGCATCGAGGGGGCGCTGTCCATCGAAGTGTGGGGCCACCGCAGCGCCGGCTTCTCCAAGTCGAAGGGCTGGGAGGTGGAGCAACAGCAGGCCAAGGCCCGATCTCTGGTCGATCGCTGGGCGGAGCTCTCTCGCAAGATCGAACTCTGGGTGGAGATCCACGAGCTGAACGACAACGGCGAGTACTCGCCCGTGGAGGTGACAAACCGCAATGAAGTCCTCACCGGTGGCATATACCAGCTGCGCCAGGGCCAACAGCGACGGGTCAATGTGCGAGTGAAGCCTGTCCAGAACTCAGGCACCCTGCCCATCATCTGCCAATCGATCGTGAACGTGGCCATCGGCAGTGTCACGGTGCGGTCCAGGCTGCAACGGCCCTTGGACTCCTACCAGGAGGAGGATCTCACAGTGCTGCGCGAGAAGTGGAGCGAGGCTTTGGGTCGGAGGAGGCAGTACCTGGATCAGCAGATCcagatgctgatcaagaaggAGGAGAAGAACGAGCAGGAACGCGAGCGCGAGCTGAGCTTGGTCCACCAGTGGGTGTCGCTGACGGAGGAGCGCAACGCAGTGCTGGTCCCAGCCCCCGGATCGGGCATTCCCGGAGCACCTGCCTCCTGGGAGCCCCCGTCCGGCATGGAGCCACATGTCCCGGTACTCTTCCTCAACCTCAACGGCGATGATCTTTCCGCGCAGAACACCAACGATGAGTTGTCCATTGCCGGCATAAACTCGATCCTTTCGAAGGAGCACGGCCACAAGTTCTACACCCTGCAGATTCTGCAGCACTTGGACAAGGACGTGTGCTGCGTGGCCAGCTGGGACTCGTCGATGCACGACAGCCAGGCCCTGAACCGCGTCACCGAGGCCAATGAACGCGTCTATCTCATCCTGCGGACCACGGTGCGCCTGTCGCATCCCGCTCCCATGGATCTGGTTCTGCGCAAGCGGCTGAGCATCAACATCAAGAAGGGCCAGACCCTGACCGATCGATTGAAGAAGTTCCGGCTGGTGCGGGGCGAGAACGCCATCTGGCAGAGTGGCGTTACCTATGAGGTGGTATCCAACATTCCGAAGGCCTCCGAGGAGCTGGAGGATCGCGAGTCACTAGCCCAGCTAGCGGCCAGTGGCGACGACTGTTCAGCAAGTGATGGCGAGACCTATATAG AGAAATACACTCGTGGTGTTTCGGCCGTGGAGAGCATACTGACCCTGGACCGACTCCGTCAGAACGTGGCTGTCAAGGAGCTGGAGACGGCCCACGGACAGCCGCTGTCTATGCGCAAGACCGTCAGCGTGCCGAACTTCTCGCAG GCGGTAAAAGACACCACCAATACCGGGAGT ATTATGCGCTTCGATGCATCGATGGAGTCGCTGCTGAATGTGGGACGATCCGAGTCCTTTGCCGATCTCAACAACAGTGCCCTGGGCAACAAGTTTTCGCCAG CTGGCCATGGCGCCGGAGGAGCCAGCAGCGGAGTCATCCGCAATCGCCACAGCTTCGGTGGCAAGGGCAGCAGCGACGATTCACCTGGAAAGGCCTTTGGCATTG GCACTATAGCTCTGCTGTCAG CGCGTCCAACATTTTTGAATCTCAATTTGAACTTGAACACATTGAGAAATGCGCCAACGAAAC CTTCGCCGGCTACCACCAAGTTACTGGGTATGCGCATGACCACGCTGCACGAGGAGCCTCTCGGTGGCCACAGGTCTCTGGATGAGGAGCCAGAGGACAGCTACAGCGACTCCGAATACGCCGCCGACTACGAGCAGGAGCGGCAACAGAACAGGAGCTTCGCTGGAGGACGGTCTCGGCTAACGGCCTCCAAGACCATGGACTCGTTCATGGATGTGAGCAACCACTCGAACCAGAGCTACTTGAGCTACACGTCCAGCGCCAATTCAAATATGAAGCATCTGACTGGCTTGGCCACGCTGAGCATGAGCTCTTCCACCAGCAGTGGCTACGGCTCCCAGGCGGTCTCTTGCAACAATCTGAGCAACGAGGACATAGCTTCAATGCGTTCCATGAGCATTGATGAGACGTCAG ATTTCGATCGAATCAACTCGAATTCGCCACCCAACCGCCAGACACGTGTCAATCCCTTCCTTAAGGACATGCCCAAGGCCAAGACCCAAGATCCATCAGAGCCTCAGGCCAAGAAGCTGCAGGAAACGTTTACGCACCCATTGGAGCTGCCAAAGGAAAACGCACAATCCGACGAGGAAGAACCCGAGCAGTTGCcaaagaacaacaacaacaacaataatgttGAATTGGTCAAACCTGTAGAGGAGCCTGCGATCGTTGAAGAATTGGAACCGCAGGCTGCTGAGCCACAAACCGAAACACAACCAGAGCTTGCCACAGACAATCAGAACGGCAACAAGtcggcggaggaggaggtgctGAAGGGCGAGGGCATCGTTACCGGGGAGCTGCCCGCTGGCAAGGTAGTGCGACGCAAGAAGTCCAACACGCAGCCACCGAACAAtctgaacaacaacaacaccagcaacagcacaTGTGAGGCGCCGCGTGTCCACCACCGCGCTTCGGTGGCCAAGATGGAAGGCCTGGCCGCCTACATGGACTCCAGCATAATGACGAGCAGCACAGAAATCGATG ATGAGAGCAAAGATGTGGAAATCACGGTGCCCGAGTGGATAGTGGTTGGCGAGTCGGTGTTGATACGCCCCTACAACACCAGCGGTGTCATACGCTTCGTTGGCGTCACAGAGTTCCAGCCGGGTGCCTGGATTGGCGTGGAACTGGATACCCCGACCGGCAAGAACGATGGCAGCGTGAAGGGTATTCAGTATTTCCAATGTAAGCCGAAGCACGGCATGTTCGTGCGCTCCGACAAGCTGATGCTGGACAAGCGCGGAAAGGCGATGCGGGCGTACAAGGCCGCTGAGAAGAGCAACAGCATCAGCAAAG ATGAGCAGCTCGATGACTCGATCGAAGAGCCGCGGCGAATCACTAAATGTGGCGGCGCGAAAATGATTGTACCCGAAGTGTTCGCATCAGTTGCAGCGCTGGACTAA